One Seleniivibrio woodruffii DNA window includes the following coding sequences:
- a CDS encoding CsgG/HfaB family protein, with protein sequence MNKLIIVLSCFLIAVPVFAADTVVTKIEVPVPKCAPADAQHPMLNVVINDISCTAASCQNGTNAGANMKGGISELAKVFSGSGGVQNVGGGVRNMLSNALKETKCFNIVDTEQIEKLKKIASVTGQEIKIPKIDLFVDGSITSIDVTRSGGALAGGYIPVIALVSKTKEQAQMAFDLSILNPMTAEVVDSKSFQADSSKSSWGFGAGGVNGAVGGGGWSISKSLVLDSVIRDVIFSIANHMTESFAADRIAARPVPLPAENTENTPKADE encoded by the coding sequence ATGAATAAACTGATTATTGTTTTATCCTGTTTTCTTATAGCTGTTCCGGTGTTTGCAGCAGACACGGTCGTAACTAAGATAGAGGTTCCCGTACCCAAGTGCGCCCCCGCAGACGCACAGCACCCGATGCTGAACGTTGTTATCAACGACATCTCATGCACAGCGGCCTCCTGTCAGAACGGCACAAATGCCGGAGCTAACATGAAGGGCGGAATAAGTGAACTTGCGAAAGTGTTCTCCGGTTCCGGCGGCGTGCAGAACGTTGGCGGCGGTGTCCGCAACATGCTCTCAAACGCTCTGAAAGAGACAAAATGCTTCAATATTGTGGACACTGAGCAGATTGAAAAACTGAAAAAGATAGCGTCTGTCACAGGTCAGGAGATCAAGATCCCCAAGATAGACCTGTTTGTTGACGGCTCAATAACCTCAATAGACGTAACACGCTCAGGCGGTGCACTGGCTGGCGGATATATTCCTGTGATAGCTCTGGTCAGCAAGACCAAGGAGCAGGCGCAGATGGCGTTCGATCTCAGCATACTGAACCCTATGACGGCGGAAGTGGTGGATTCGAAATCATTTCAGGCCGACAGTTCTAAATCATCATGGGGATTCGGCGCAGGCGGTGTCAACGGAGCGGTTGGCGGCGGCGGATGGAGCATCTCCAAGTCCCTCGTGCTCGATTCGGTGATCAGAGACGTTATCTTCAGCATCGCAAACCACATGACGGAATCCTTTGCCGCAGACAGAATAGCGGCAAGACCAGTTCCATTGCCCGCAGAGAACACGGAAAACACGCCTAAAGCGGACGAATAG
- the ilvN gene encoding acetolactate synthase small subunit, which yields MRHTISVLVENKFGVLSRISGLFSGRGYNIESLSVNRTMDESISIMTIVTFGDDRVVEQIIKQLRKLVNVIRVRNVSEMEHIEREMVLVKVHATQRTRPDVFNIVNTFRGKTVDITNESVVIELTGANDKILAFLSVMEPYGIIEVVRTGAIAIGRGSKMTSEMK from the coding sequence ATGAGACATACTATTTCAGTTCTTGTTGAGAACAAATTCGGCGTTCTTTCCCGTATTTCGGGGCTTTTCAGCGGCAGAGGATACAACATTGAGTCCCTGTCCGTTAACAGAACCATGGACGAATCCATCTCCATCATGACCATAGTCACCTTTGGCGACGACAGAGTGGTGGAGCAGATCATAAAACAGCTGAGAAAGCTGGTGAACGTTATCCGTGTCAGAAACGTTTCAGAGATGGAGCACATCGAAAGGGAGATGGTTCTCGTTAAAGTGCATGCCACCCAGAGAACAAGACCCGACGTGTTCAACATCGTGAACACCTTCCGGGGCAAAACGGTTGACATCACCAATGAATCAGTCGTTATTGAGCTTACAGGCGCAAACGACAAGATTCTGGCTTTTCTGAGCGTGATGGAACCCTACGGCATCATCGAAGTTGTCCGCACCGGAGCAATAGCCATCGGACGCGGCAGCAAGATGACCAGCGAGATGAAGTGA
- the serS gene encoding serine--tRNA ligase, with the protein MLDVKYIIANLETARKKTADRGAQFDFDALLALDSERKKLQAKNDELKNERNTVSKEIGRIRKEGGDISAIQEKMRLAGDEIDANDRTLGEIQAKMEEMLLNLPNLVKDEVPVGKDETENVIFRTWGEPRQLSFEPKAHWDIAENLKMLDFERGTKIAKSRFTAYMGMGAKLERALINFMLDTHTERGYREVLAPYLVNADSMRGTGQLPKFEEELFKCERDGLYLIPTAEVSVTNLYSGEILSENELPIRHCSYSACFRREAGSHGKDVRGLIRQHQFNKVELVKITAPEDSEAELAELLDSAENILRLLKLPYRVMTLCSGDIGFSSAKTFDIEVWLPSVSTYREISSCSTFTDYQARRASIRLRRKDGKKVEFAHTINGSGLAVGRTLVAVLENYQNEDGSITVPEVLRPYLNGLEVIKA; encoded by the coding sequence ATGCTTGACGTTAAATATATCATAGCGAATCTGGAAACAGCCCGCAAAAAAACGGCGGACAGGGGGGCGCAGTTCGATTTCGATGCTCTTTTGGCGCTGGATTCGGAACGCAAAAAACTTCAGGCAAAGAACGACGAACTGAAGAACGAACGCAACACCGTGAGCAAGGAGATAGGCAGAATCAGAAAGGAGGGCGGCGACATATCCGCCATTCAGGAGAAGATGCGCCTTGCGGGTGACGAAATAGACGCAAACGACAGGACACTGGGTGAAATTCAGGCGAAGATGGAGGAGATGCTCCTCAACCTTCCCAACCTCGTTAAAGATGAAGTGCCTGTTGGCAAAGACGAAACCGAGAACGTTATTTTCAGGACATGGGGCGAACCCAGGCAGTTATCCTTTGAGCCCAAAGCACACTGGGACATAGCCGAAAACCTGAAAATGCTGGATTTCGAGCGTGGAACCAAGATAGCTAAATCAAGATTCACCGCATACATGGGCATGGGCGCAAAACTGGAAAGAGCGCTCATCAACTTCATGCTGGACACCCACACAGAGAGGGGCTACAGAGAGGTGCTCGCACCCTATCTGGTGAACGCCGATTCAATGAGGGGCACAGGTCAGCTGCCGAAGTTTGAAGAGGAGCTTTTCAAATGCGAGCGTGACGGTTTGTATCTCATTCCCACGGCAGAAGTTTCCGTCACAAACCTGTATTCCGGCGAAATTCTCTCCGAAAACGAACTGCCCATCCGCCACTGCTCCTATTCCGCATGCTTCCGCAGGGAAGCAGGTTCACACGGAAAGGATGTCAGAGGGCTTATCCGTCAGCACCAGTTCAACAAGGTGGAACTGGTGAAGATAACCGCTCCGGAGGATTCCGAAGCTGAACTGGCTGAACTGCTCGATTCCGCAGAGAACATCCTGCGCCTGCTGAAACTCCCCTACAGGGTCATGACGCTCTGTTCCGGCGACATAGGATTTTCATCCGCAAAAACCTTCGACATAGAGGTATGGCTGCCTTCGGTCAGCACCTACAGAGAGATATCATCCTGTTCAACCTTCACCGACTATCAGGCACGCCGTGCGTCCATACGCCTGCGCAGAAAGGACGGCAAAAAGGTTGAATTTGCCCATACAATAAACGGTTCAGGCCTCGCAGTGGGCAGAACCCTTGTCGCCGTACTCGAAAACTATCAGAACGAGGACGGTTCCATTACAGTTCCCGAAGTCCTCAGACCCTATCTGAATGGTCTGGAAGTGATAAAAGCATGA
- a CDS encoding O-acetylhomoserine aminocarboxypropyltransferase/cysteine synthase family protein, with the protein MSQIDTQLLHFGYTPGEDGSRAVPLYQTTSYVFKSNEHAANLFGLKEFGNIYTRITNPTTAVLEARLAALTGGTAALVLSSGQAAITYSILNIAQAGQNIVSTTNLYGGTYNLFKYTLKRLGIEVRFVDSSDPENFIKAADENTRAFYTESIGNPKNNVDNIDKIAELAHSINVPLIVDNTVAPYLFDAFGHGADIIVFSLTKFISGNGTSIGGAIVEKGDFNWANGKFPELTDPDPSYHGLSYWAAFGNHDGAVVKGIAYAIKARVQLLRDLGSCISPFNSHQIILGLETLTLRIQKHSENALKVAQYLESHPKVAWVNYPGLASHKDNARAKEYLPRGFGAIIGFGVKGGLEAGGKLINNVKLFSNLANIGDARSLIIHPASTTHSQLTPEQRLTTGVTDDFIRLSIGLEDVNDIIADLEQALNA; encoded by the coding sequence ATGAGCCAGATCGATACGCAGCTTCTTCATTTCGGATACACCCCCGGCGAGGATGGTTCCAGAGCGGTTCCCCTCTACCAGACCACAAGCTATGTGTTCAAATCCAACGAACACGCCGCAAACCTTTTCGGACTGAAAGAGTTCGGAAACATTTACACCAGAATAACAAACCCCACAACAGCAGTGCTTGAGGCACGTCTGGCCGCTCTCACAGGCGGAACAGCGGCACTGGTTCTCTCCTCCGGTCAGGCGGCGATAACCTACTCAATCCTGAACATTGCACAGGCCGGACAGAACATTGTAAGTACGACAAACCTTTACGGCGGAACATATAATCTCTTTAAATACACCCTGAAAAGACTGGGAATCGAAGTGCGCTTCGTGGATTCATCCGATCCTGAAAACTTCATCAAAGCGGCGGACGAGAACACCAGAGCCTTCTACACAGAATCAATCGGCAACCCCAAAAACAATGTTGACAACATAGACAAAATTGCGGAACTGGCGCACAGCATCAACGTTCCTCTGATAGTGGACAACACAGTTGCTCCCTATCTGTTCGATGCGTTCGGCCACGGAGCGGACATCATCGTGTTCTCGCTCACAAAGTTCATCAGCGGAAACGGAACCTCCATCGGCGGCGCAATCGTTGAGAAGGGCGATTTCAACTGGGCAAACGGCAAGTTCCCCGAACTGACCGATCCCGACCCCAGCTACCATGGACTCAGCTACTGGGCGGCGTTCGGAAACCACGACGGAGCAGTGGTAAAGGGCATAGCCTATGCAATCAAAGCCCGTGTTCAGCTTCTTCGTGACCTCGGTTCTTGCATCAGCCCCTTTAACTCTCACCAGATCATTCTGGGGCTTGAAACCCTTACACTCCGCATTCAGAAGCACAGCGAAAATGCACTGAAAGTAGCTCAGTATCTTGAAAGCCACCCCAAAGTGGCATGGGTTAACTACCCCGGACTTGCAAGCCACAAGGACAACGCCAGAGCAAAGGAATATCTGCCCAGAGGATTCGGAGCCATCATCGGTTTCGGAGTTAAGGGCGGTCTGGAAGCGGGCGGCAAACTGATAAACAACGTTAAGCTCTTCTCGAACCTTGCGAACATCGGCGACGCACGCTCACTGATAATCCACCCCGCAAGCACCACCCACAGCCAGCTCACACCCGAGCAGAGGCTGACAACCGGTGTTACGGACGATTTCATCCGTCTGTCCATAGGTCTTGAGGATGTGAACGACATAATAGCTGATCTCGAACAGGCGCTTAACGCCTGA
- the ilvC gene encoding ketol-acid reductoisomerase: protein MKAYYEKDTNLELIKSKKVAVIGYGSQGYGHTNNMKDSGVDVCVALRKGSPSWAKAEGAGLKVMEVKDACKWADFIMVLAPDEIQGDIYKNDILPGLEEGNYLAFAHGFNILFNQIVPPANVNVVMVAPKGPGHLVRAEYQKGAGVPCLIAIHQDFTGDSREVALSYANAIGGARAGVLETSFKEETETDLFGEQAVLCGSLAQLIQYGFETLVEAGYAPEMAYFECLHEVKLIVDLIYEGGISNMRYSISNTAQYGDLTRGPRIITPDVKERMKEVLYEIQSGQFAKEWMLENKANCPTFHALTRMGAEHQIEEVGGKLRGMMSWLGKSKIVDKSKN from the coding sequence ATGAAGGCTTACTACGAAAAAGACACGAACCTTGAGCTGATCAAATCGAAAAAAGTAGCTGTAATCGGCTACGGAAGCCAGGGCTACGGTCACACGAACAACATGAAGGACAGCGGCGTTGACGTATGCGTTGCACTTCGCAAAGGCAGCCCCTCATGGGCAAAAGCAGAGGGCGCAGGCCTTAAGGTTATGGAAGTGAAGGATGCATGCAAATGGGCTGACTTCATAATGGTTCTCGCTCCCGATGAAATTCAGGGCGACATCTACAAAAACGACATCCTTCCCGGTCTGGAAGAGGGTAACTACCTTGCGTTCGCACACGGTTTCAACATCCTTTTCAACCAGATCGTACCCCCCGCAAACGTTAACGTGGTAATGGTAGCCCCCAAAGGCCCCGGTCACCTCGTTCGTGCGGAATATCAGAAAGGCGCAGGCGTTCCCTGTCTCATCGCCATCCATCAGGACTTCACAGGCGACAGCCGTGAGGTTGCACTGTCTTATGCAAACGCAATCGGCGGAGCAAGAGCGGGCGTTCTTGAAACATCTTTCAAAGAAGAGACAGAAACAGACCTTTTCGGCGAGCAGGCAGTTCTTTGCGGCTCACTGGCTCAGCTTATCCAGTACGGATTCGAAACACTGGTGGAAGCAGGCTATGCTCCCGAAATGGCATACTTCGAGTGTCTGCACGAAGTAAAACTGATCGTCGACCTTATCTATGAAGGCGGAATCAGCAACATGCGCTATTCAATCAGCAACACCGCTCAGTACGGTGACCTGACAAGAGGCCCCAGAATCATCACTCCCGATGTTAAGGAGCGCATGAAAGAGGTTCTCTATGAAATCCAGTCCGGCCAGTTTGCGAAAGAGTGGATGCTTGAGAACAAAGCAAACTGCCCCACTTTCCACGCACTCACCAGAATGGGCGCAGAGCACCAGATCGAAGAGGTCGGCGGCAAGCTGAGAGGCATGATGAGCTGGCTTGGCAAAAGCAAGATCGTGGATAAATCCAAGAACTAA
- the rimO gene encoding 30S ribosomal protein S12 methylthiotransferase RimO: MKDKNKKISFISLGCSKNQVDLEYLMGSIKDEGYEITHVPEDSDAIVVNTCGFIEPAVAEAIENILEMSRRKQKDAKLIVTGCMSERYKLELLKEMPEIDYFTGVGELDKVIGFLNGTGERPKNYGTSRLIANTPYFAYLKISEGCNNKCSYCAIPGIRGQLVSRPSEDIIAEAENLVAQGVKEIIIISQDNTKYGTDIYGRKEIVPLLKKIENIEGDFTVRIMYMNPDGVDDELIDTICSSKKILSYFDIPVQHYSAKMLKAMKRRSTPEIIDEVFTAIRKKDPESFLRTTMIVGFPGETEADFDELIAFLKKHRPDFAGFFPYYREKGTAAYTMGQPVGKREVNRRIKVLQKLQKENTNTRLKSLKKNDIICYVEGESEESEFILQGRATFQAPEIDGKAFIIGGLADRGYGPYRCRIKKIAYPDIYCEITDNTW, encoded by the coding sequence TTGAAGGACAAAAATAAGAAAATATCATTCATCAGCCTCGGCTGTTCAAAAAATCAGGTGGATCTTGAATACCTGATGGGTTCCATAAAGGACGAAGGTTACGAAATAACCCATGTTCCGGAGGATTCAGACGCAATAGTGGTCAACACCTGCGGGTTCATCGAACCTGCTGTGGCGGAGGCAATTGAAAACATTCTGGAGATGAGCAGGCGCAAGCAGAAGGATGCGAAGCTCATCGTTACAGGGTGCATGAGCGAACGCTATAAGCTGGAGCTTCTGAAGGAGATGCCGGAGATAGACTATTTCACCGGAGTAGGTGAGCTGGACAAGGTCATCGGCTTTCTGAACGGAACAGGCGAGCGCCCTAAAAACTACGGCACATCAAGGCTCATCGCAAACACGCCCTATTTCGCATATCTCAAGATATCCGAAGGATGCAACAACAAGTGCTCATACTGCGCAATCCCCGGCATCAGAGGACAGCTTGTCAGCCGCCCTTCCGAAGATATCATTGCCGAGGCCGAAAACCTCGTCGCTCAGGGTGTTAAAGAGATAATCATCATATCTCAGGACAACACAAAATACGGCACAGACATCTACGGCCGCAAAGAGATAGTCCCTCTTCTTAAAAAAATAGAGAACATTGAGGGCGATTTCACTGTCAGGATTATGTACATGAATCCCGACGGCGTGGATGATGAACTGATAGACACCATCTGTTCGTCAAAAAAGATACTCAGCTATTTTGATATACCCGTTCAGCATTATTCAGCAAAAATGCTGAAAGCTATGAAACGCAGATCAACGCCTGAGATTATCGACGAGGTCTTCACTGCCATCCGCAAAAAAGACCCCGAGAGCTTCCTGCGCACAACGATGATCGTGGGCTTTCCCGGTGAGACCGAGGCTGACTTTGACGAGCTTATCGCTTTTCTGAAAAAACACAGACCCGACTTTGCGGGCTTCTTCCCCTATTACAGGGAGAAGGGAACAGCCGCATACACCATGGGGCAGCCCGTGGGCAAGCGTGAGGTCAACAGGCGCATAAAGGTATTGCAGAAACTCCAGAAGGAGAACACCAATACCCGCTTGAAATCGCTGAAGAAAAACGACATAATCTGCTACGTCGAAGGCGAGAGCGAGGAGTCGGAGTTCATCCTGCAGGGCAGAGCGACCTTTCAGGCTCCGGAAATTGATGGAAAAGCGTTCATAATAGGCGGTCTGGCCGACAGAGGCTACGGCCCCTACAGATGCAGAATAAAGAAGATAGCATATCCCGATATATATTGTGAAATAACTGATAATACATGGTGA
- the ribF gene encoding riboflavin biosynthesis protein RibF: MEIIRDISSFQSDRNMVVSLGNFDGVHAGHRELISRSVRLAREKGLRSGFVTFEPHPLKFFGADVSLLSTLDMKIREFEELGADVLFLIKFDEHLAGINPEIFVSEFLVKKMRASFIVVGYDYRFGRGRAGSFDFLVQMSSRLGYTAIQVPKVVVNGITASSTNIRRYLLEGDVRSAATLLGRCYRIGGKVVKGDGIATGIGFPTANIEPENELIPMNGIYAARVHVDNASYEGALYIGERPTVGSGLKKRVEVNLFGFSGNLYGKYIEAELVQFMRSDRKFGSVDELKAQIKTDCDNIKVFFEGQK; this comes from the coding sequence ATGGAAATAATAAGGGATATATCTTCCTTTCAGTCAGACAGGAATATGGTTGTGAGCCTCGGCAACTTCGACGGTGTACATGCGGGGCACAGAGAGCTGATAAGCCGCTCGGTGCGGCTGGCCAGAGAGAAAGGTCTGCGCAGCGGTTTTGTAACCTTCGAACCCCATCCCCTGAAGTTTTTCGGTGCGGATGTCAGCCTGCTCTCCACTCTGGATATGAAGATCCGGGAGTTTGAAGAGCTCGGAGCCGACGTGCTTTTTCTGATAAAGTTTGACGAGCATCTTGCGGGAATAAACCCTGAGATATTCGTCAGCGAGTTTCTGGTAAAAAAGATGCGTGCCAGCTTTATAGTGGTCGGCTATGACTACCGCTTCGGCAGAGGCCGGGCGGGTTCGTTCGATTTTCTGGTGCAGATGAGCTCCAGACTGGGCTACACCGCAATTCAGGTTCCGAAGGTCGTCGTGAACGGCATAACTGCATCCAGCACAAACATCAGAAGATACCTTCTGGAGGGCGATGTGCGCAGTGCGGCAACGCTTCTGGGCAGATGCTACCGCATAGGCGGAAAAGTTGTCAAAGGGGACGGAATAGCCACCGGAATAGGCTTTCCCACGGCCAACATCGAACCTGAGAACGAACTTATCCCCATGAACGGAATATACGCCGCCAGAGTTCACGTTGACAATGCGTCATACGAAGGCGCACTCTATATCGGCGAACGCCCGACAGTGGGTTCGGGACTTAAAAAACGGGTTGAGGTGAATCTTTTCGGGTTCAGCGGCAACCTTTACGGAAAATATATTGAAGCTGAACTGGTTCAGTTCATGCGCAGCGACAGAAAATTCGGGTCGGTGGACGAGCTGAAGGCTCAGATAAAGACCGACTGTGATAACATAAAGGTGTTTTTTGAAGGACAAAAATAA
- the rsmI gene encoding 16S rRNA (cytidine(1402)-2'-O)-methyltransferase: protein MKTLYIAGTSISGDYSGSPAYLFEVVEKCTLVIGEDKKNLGRMLAASGFRDREQMLLNEHSLDRDKDFLLEIAMGHENVLLMSDSGTPCVADPGYDFVNKAWEAGFNVISVPGPSSITAALSVSGYFSERFYFAGFPPKDVVLRKKFMDRVMNNKDTVVVFERPYHANQLIEEVSFISRPMSMSFNLGMPDEITYRGTAKEIAAAIPEKVKKPFVLVIAGTSR, encoded by the coding sequence ATGAAAACACTTTACATAGCTGGAACCAGCATCAGCGGCGACTACTCAGGTTCGCCTGCGTACCTTTTCGAAGTGGTTGAAAAATGTACCCTCGTCATAGGCGAGGATAAAAAAAATCTGGGCAGAATGCTCGCGGCGTCAGGTTTTCGTGACAGGGAGCAGATGCTTCTGAACGAACACTCTCTGGACAGGGACAAGGATTTTCTGCTGGAAATAGCCATGGGGCACGAAAACGTGCTGCTGATGAGCGATTCCGGTACGCCCTGTGTTGCCGATCCCGGATATGATTTTGTAAACAAGGCATGGGAAGCGGGTTTCAATGTTATCTCCGTTCCAGGCCCTTCATCAATAACAGCGGCTCTGTCCGTTTCCGGATACTTCTCGGAAAGATTCTACTTCGCAGGCTTCCCGCCCAAGGACGTTGTTCTGCGTAAGAAATTCATGGACAGGGTGATGAACAACAAAGACACGGTTGTGGTTTTCGAAAGACCCTACCACGCAAATCAGCTTATCGAAGAGGTTTCATTCATCAGCCGCCCCATGAGCATGTCGTTCAATCTGGGTATGCCCGATGAAATAACCTACAGAGGTACGGCAAAGGAGATTGCGGCGGCAATTCCGGAGAAGGTTAAGAAGCCGTTTGTGCTTGTTATTGCCGGAACTTCCCGCTGA
- a CDS encoding RrF2 family transcriptional regulator — MKITAKCYYALIASVELAGSYGKGPVRAAKIAEIHGIPVRFLELILNDLKSAEIVESKRGVDGGFSLKSLPAEIRVYDIFKAIDGELIMIDCEKVSAGECMLKEYMHGLRAVIYDYLHNTTLAELAESCRNGGNGLNYVI, encoded by the coding sequence ATGAAGATTACGGCAAAATGCTACTACGCACTTATAGCATCGGTTGAACTGGCAGGCAGCTACGGCAAAGGACCTGTGCGAGCCGCCAAAATAGCGGAAATCCACGGAATACCCGTGCGCTTTCTGGAGCTGATACTCAACGACCTTAAAAGTGCTGAGATAGTGGAATCCAAAAGGGGCGTCGACGGAGGTTTCTCTCTGAAGTCACTTCCTGCAGAAATAAGGGTTTATGATATCTTCAAAGCCATCGACGGCGAACTCATTATGATAGACTGTGAAAAGGTCTCCGCTGGCGAGTGCATGCTCAAGGAATACATGCACGGCCTCCGTGCAGTAATATATGACTACCTCCACAACACAACACTGGCGGAACTTGCAGAATCCTGCAGAAATGGCGGAAACGGACTGAACTACGTCATTTAA
- a CDS encoding outer membrane protein assembly factor BamD, giving the protein MKKLLVILLAAASIVSCAKPEVRLNAEESMQKGLALFQKKNYDEAIPLFENSIMEAQTPDIASKAQLFLADSYFLSKKYPEAIPAYQQYLDIYGSSEDANLAMLRMGLSHYALMDKVDRDMGAAEGALRSFTTLREKDPAFAKEHDLTKKIVELRNMLAKRELMVAEFYIRIKEPQAGLKRLDFIIERYKDTESYEDALYDYGKYYADIEGKENDALRYFNQLMKENPETKYAKDVAKQLVALLDRVQKRLDKKGAK; this is encoded by the coding sequence ATGAAAAAACTTTTAGTGATACTGCTGGCTGCGGCCTCAATCGTCTCATGCGCTAAGCCCGAAGTAAGGCTTAACGCCGAAGAGAGCATGCAGAAGGGTCTGGCGCTCTTCCAGAAAAAGAACTATGACGAAGCTATCCCGCTGTTTGAAAACTCCATAATGGAGGCGCAGACACCCGATATAGCATCGAAAGCTCAGCTTTTCCTTGCCGACTCATATTTCCTCAGTAAAAAATATCCGGAAGCTATTCCTGCGTATCAGCAATATCTTGATATATACGGCTCGTCGGAAGATGCCAATCTGGCCATGCTCAGAATGGGACTGTCCCACTATGCTCTGATGGATAAGGTGGACAGGGATATGGGAGCGGCGGAAGGTGCTCTCAGAAGCTTTACAACCCTGCGTGAGAAGGATCCTGCCTTTGCGAAAGAACATGATCTGACCAAAAAAATAGTGGAACTGCGCAACATGCTCGCAAAAAGGGAGCTTATGGTGGCCGAGTTCTACATCCGCATTAAAGAACCTCAGGCGGGGCTTAAGCGACTGGATTTCATCATCGAGAGATATAAGGACACAGAATCATACGAAGACGCACTGTATGACTACGGAAAATACTATGCGGACATTGAGGGAAAAGAGAACGATGCCCTCAGATATTTTAACCAGCTGATGAAAGAAAATCCCGAAACAAAATATGCCAAAGATGTGGCGAAACAGCTTGTGGCACTGCTTGACAGGGTGCAGAAGAGGCTGGACAAGAAAGGAGCGAAGTAG